One genomic window of Candidatus Angelobacter sp. includes the following:
- a CDS encoding ATP-binding protein has translation IQILLNLTINALQCSPEPHRVEIFGQRLAKPLDLSGIQDGPENHLINRDGLHNVAPLLAIAVRDNGPGIAPDVLPKIFQPFFTTKSSSKGTGLGLAIVHRFVKEGKGAIHLQTRVGQGTTFTIYLHARDLTAK, from the coding sequence CATTCAAATCCTGCTGAATCTTACCATCAACGCGCTGCAATGCAGCCCCGAGCCGCACCGCGTGGAGATTTTCGGGCAGCGTCTGGCAAAACCCCTGGACTTGTCCGGCATTCAGGACGGACCGGAAAACCACCTTATCAATCGTGACGGCCTGCACAACGTCGCGCCGTTGCTGGCCATTGCGGTCCGAGACAACGGTCCCGGTATTGCGCCGGACGTTTTGCCAAAGATCTTCCAGCCTTTTTTCACCACCAAATCCAGCAGCAAGGGCACCGGCCTCGGGCTGGCCATCGTGCACCGGTTTGTGAAGGAAGGGAAGGGAGCGATCCACCTGCAGACCCGGGTTGGGCAGGGGACTACCTTCACAATCTACCTGCACGCCCGAGACCTGACCGCGAAGTAG
- a CDS encoding CoA-binding protein encodes MNTVAIIGASNDRSKFGNKAARAFLKQGYAVYPVNPKEAAIEGLAAYKSILDVPVRPQMVSVYLPPKVLLKVMPDIAAKGCDELWLNPGTESEEVLAEVERLGLNAIRACSIVGLGVSPASL; translated from the coding sequence ATGAACACCGTCGCCATCATCGGCGCTTCCAATGACCGCTCGAAGTTTGGCAATAAGGCGGCGCGCGCCTTCCTCAAACAAGGTTATGCCGTTTATCCTGTGAACCCGAAGGAGGCCGCAATCGAAGGACTGGCCGCGTACAAAAGTATTCTCGACGTCCCGGTGCGACCGCAGATGGTGAGCGTTTACCTGCCACCAAAGGTTCTCCTGAAGGTGATGCCTGATATTGCGGCGAAGGGTTGCGACGAGCTCTGGTTGAATCCGGGCACGGAGTCAGAGGAAGTGCTGGCCGAAGTCGAGCGCCTTGGACTCAATGCGATTCGGGCGTGCAGCATCGTCGGACTGGGCGTGTCTCCGGCGTCGCTTTGA